TCGATTTATATTATATGTTGAAACGTGCTGATGATTAAACGTACAGTATTGTCAAAAAGCATAATCTCAATGAAGTAATACTGCTAATATTATTGCAAATGTCCTTTCCTTTGCAAACATGGCTTTTTCTATATGCATGCTACTCtggccccctctctcttcctcctcctctcacggCTCGGTCACTCGGCCCACGAACAGTGGGGCCTTGGCCTGGTCGCTCCACAGTATCATCAGGAAGGGCCTGAGGGctgagaaggaagagaaggagcgggagaaagagagggaagtggCCGCACCAGCCTCCACACCTTGCTCCGTCAGGGAGAGGAAGGCCCGGTGGCGGGCGTCCGTCAGGAGCAACTCGTTGTCGGGGTAGAGGCCACACAGGTTGGCGCTGTCGAACAGCTCTGACAAACCTAAGGGAAGAAAGAGGTGGGGGAGTAAGAGGAGGTGGATATGGAGAAGGAGAGCGAAGAGGGCCAGAAGGAAAaagtgaaggatagagggagatcgaagaaaggaagggagagaagtgagagaggcAAATCAAGAAAAGACAGAGTTATATAAAAGATTGGAATTTGTTTTGTTGGTTTAGGTTGACTTAGAACGACCTGGGGAAATCCATTCCTGCATCTGGTCGTGCACATTTTGTAGTAGCCAAGCACAAACATCTAGTTCAACCAATCAAGTGCTTGGTGATGAATTGAATCAGGTGGCTACAACAAAAGGCACAGTCTGTAATTTCAACAGTCAGGCAGCAGGTAGGCTaaaagacagacagatagacatgacatgcatacaaacagacagacagacctatcTTCCTGAGCAGGGTGTTCATCTCGGTCCGAACGTCCAGTGTGATTTTGGGCAGAGTGACCTCGGTGGCCTGGGGAGACACCTGATTCATCTGCTCCACCATCTGGCTCACTGCCTTGTCCGTCATCTTCCCCTCCACCAATTGCAGGTCAGAGAGCTTGGCAGAGGGCGGGAGCAGGATAAACAGGCTACTTTCACCAGAGAGAGGGAACATCGCCACCTATGGGTGATAGACAAGGTTATGtagattgtgtgtgtgactgcttaTAGTGTATCTATGCATgtaggtgtgggtgtgtgtaatcAAAATGGTTACCTGTGCCTTCACTGCCGGGATGTATTGCATAGCCAATTTGTATTTGGCACTGTAGAGGACAGGCACCTTCACAGTATCACCATTCAGTTTCACAAATGGAGACTTCTTGGATTTTGCATCAAATTTCATCTTCCATTGACCTAAAACAGATATGTTTTTAATCCACAAACTCCATATCCGCTAAAATAGACTATATCATATCAGATAGATAGAGCATCGGTGCTTACCAAGAGCTTACtttgatcacacacacaccacacacacacacacacacacagacacacacacacacacacacacacacacacacacacacacacacacacacacacacacacacacacacaatactgacCATTGAAATACACAGCATTGAGGAGTACCAGTTCGGTGTGGGCAGGAACAGAGTCGACCAGCTCGTTGATTTTATTATTTGTCTGCTTCGCCACCCAACTGTTGATCATTTCCACGTTTACCTCACTACTATTGGTCAATTTGACTGGATCTGCACCGTAGAACTGCATGGATTGGTTGGTAAAGGACTCACTCAACTTCATGtctgaggtgggagagagagggaatgtccgagaggtggacagacagacagtgagttaAGGGGTGTCGGCGACTCATGATTAAATTGACAATATACGACGAGAATTCGAAATTATAGCTGGAGAATAAGTTAGAATTATCATGAGTACTAATTGTGCTCTGGTAGTACTGGGGTTGTAATAGATCTGAGAGGCCATCTTCAGTGTGTCCTGAAGTTTCAGCTTCAGTTTCTTCATCTCGGAATGAACGCAGAAGAAGtcgtgagacagacagagagctgtctccatgtctctccttGTCTTGCCACGAGCacctaatgagagagagagagagagagagagtgtgaatgtATTTTACTTGGCTCCCCATGAGTCTATTATTCACACAGTAGGAGTTTATATCAAGAATGTtgctttattaaaaaaaaaaaaactgagatCTAGAGTATGAGTGCACTTGGACAACCCCTCCCCATGTTCCCTTTTAAAGAAACCCCACCCTCTCTTACCTAGTAACAGGTGGGTTAACACCCCGCTGATACTGATTGGAGAGAAGAGTACGTTTTTCATGGGCTGCGATTGGCTGAGGTGGGCATAAAGCTTCATGGAGAACTCATTGAGGGATTCTTTTAGCATGGCCTCCCACGACCTGCTGGTCTCGTCTTGACACGATTCCCAGGGGGTCATGAACCCAACGCAGGAGTAAGGAAGAACGGTGGGCGCAGCTAAAAGAAATGGCAAACTAATATTATAATTTCAACAAATCAAGAGCGTAACAGTGTCTTGAACATTGCAGGTGAGAGTCTAACATTTGGGAATTATGGCTATTCGGTACCAATTGATGTTACATTTGTGAATTACACCAATTTAACAAACGTGTGTGCATACACAGGCAAAAGTTTGAGCGTGTAATAGAAGTAGGTTAGCTAAACGTACCTTCCACAATTAGCTCAATTGTATTAAAGTTGCTGCTGTCTCTGCCCTCCTCAGCTGTCTCACAGTAGTACATGCCGGCATCTTCCATTTTGACCCCATTAAGTGTGATTGTCATATCTTTTTCAAAGGGGCCAAAAAGCCATTCTAGTCTGTCACCATCCACCATTTCTCCAGTCTCTGCGGGATTCAGCTGCTTCCGTGTGCCGTTCATTACTTTATCATATCTGTACCAATGGATCTGGTATTTGCTGGATGGTGGGCGTTCACAAGGTAAATTCACAGTGGACCCTTCGTTTACCTTGAGAATGTAGCTGCTGGACACTGGAGGGATAGAGACCAAGATGAAAGACAGCAAAACAGTAGAGTTGATTTCTGGAGCCAACCTCAAAATGCATGCAATGTTTGCTGACCTGCAGAGTTTGCTAAATTGCACCAACAAAAAAATCGCCCCATATTTCACCAGTTTTTAACAATTACAATCTATGAATAGAGTTCTCGGGCTGTATGTTGAAATCAACTGAATGCCTTATTCGTTGTGATCTAAACCCTCTGCTCAAGTTGTCGTCCTTTTTCTCTCCTCAACATGGACTCAAAGATTCATTCCTGGATTGAGTTTAACTTGTAACATGATTTTTTTATAAAGTTGGATGTAAAAACCACAAGCAGAGTGTCTATTTTAAGAAAGGCCTACATCACGTCACAGGCAGTTGTGATGAAAATAGGAGGTGGCAGTATGTGTCCTTACCATCAACCTGGACTATGTGCACTTTTTGCCACTCCATATCATTCTGCTTGATCACACATTCATATTCCCCCTCGTTGGCTACACTGACGGGAGAGATTTCCAGAAAGAAACCATCCGGGGAGAGCTTGAGTTGCTCTGAGGATTCTGGGTAGTCTGGAACCAGGGAGTCATTGTATTTCCAGGTGATCTTAGCCCCAGCAAAgctttgttgtttttgtccaGGGAGACATGGGAAGACCAGGGTGGAGCCAGGTACACCAAGCAGGACTCCAACGGAGGAAGAGAAAAGCTGGATCGAGAGACAGATGGACAACCAAACAAAAAGGTGGAGGCTGTAAGGTACATGAGGTGTCTCAGTGCTACATTAGCATTTGTCCTAAAAAAACAGATTAATTTTAGAATTCAAAACGGGCCAGTTTTCTCAGAACCAGATTCACGCTTACACTCCTGGGCCCGTTTTCAAAAAGTGTCTTAGAGAAGGACTGCTGATCTAGCAACAGGTCTGCCCTGTCCATATGatcatattcattatgatctgaaagctAAAGCCGAACAGCAATCCTACTCTTTGTAAATACAGGCAACGGACCCGGGACTAAAAAGCATTTAACAGAGATTCTCCATTTAGCATGCTTTTCAGACCAAGAGTGTGTTTAATCATTCTCCAGGAAACTGTCTCTTTGTGTTTACCTCAAAGAGGAGCAGGAGGGAGACACACGATATGACTGAAATCCTCATCTAGGGAAGATGAAGAAAGATagagggggggagaagaggtAGGAAGGGATGGCGGGACATAGTGGGCAAAGGGGCAGTGGGAATGTGAACAAATCAATAGAACACAGAAGCAAGCTTAGTTTGGCACATATTCATGCATTCTTTCCTAATCCGGTGGGCCATTGACCCATGCCTTATTTCTCAGTGCAACAAGCAAAGTATCAGACATATCATTTGCAGTTATAACAACATAGACAAACAATATCAGAAATATTCTTTCTAGAGTACCTAACCATGATATCCTTATGACAGTAGGCCTATCATGATTGAGTCATCGGTAGATCTTTAGAAAGGCATCTAAAAAGTGTACTCACACTGCAGGTCACTTGCAAATACTACAGCATCAGAAATTGTCTGAGGATGATATATTTTCTCTACTGGGAAAAAAAAGGTTCACGTCCTACTGCGTGTGTTCATCTACTGCTTGTATTCAGTATGGGTGTCCTTCCCTTCCCTGCTCTCTCTAAAACGAATGACTTATCTGTTTATTGTTTGATCAGTGGTCTTGTGTGTTTGCACTTTGTACGGGTTGATTTACCGAAAATCACATGGCTATTTGGCAAAAGCTCCcatacacactgaacaaaaatataaacgcatgtttcacgagctgaaataaaagaaaaTTAAATGTTTCATACGCAgaggcttatttctctcaaatgttgtgtagaaatgtgtttacatccctgttagtgagcatttctcctttgccaagataatccatccacctgacaggtgtggcatatcaagaagctgattaaacagcatgatctttagacaggtgcaccttgtgctggggataataaaaggacactctaaaatgtgcagttctgtgacacaacacaatgccacagatgtcaagttttgatgtccaccagagctgttgccagaatttTATTTGCATTTCTCtttcataagccacctccaatattatttaaaagaatttggcagtatgtccaaccggcctcaaccgcagaccacgtacagttaaagtcggaaatttacatacacttaggttggagtcattaaaactagtttttcaaccactccacaaatttcttgttaacaaactatagttttggcaagtcggttaggacatctactttgtgcatgacacaagtaactttaCCAGAAAttgattacagacagattatttcacttataattcactgcatcacaattccagtgggtcagaagtttacatacactaagttgactgtgcctttaaacagcttggaaaattacagaaaatgatgtcatggctttagaagcttctgattgactcaaatgttgtcaattagcctattgaggtgtacctgtggatgtatttcaaggcctaccttcaaactaagtccctctttgcttgacatcatgggaaaataaattaGCCAAGACTTAAGAcaaaaaattgcagacctccgcaagtctggttcatctttgggagcaagaccacattcatctgtacaaacaatagtacgcaagtataaacaccatgggaccacgcagccatcataccactctggaaggagacgcgttctgtctcctagagattaacgtgcTTTTGTTCGAAAAGCGCaattcaatctcagaacaacagcaaaggaccttgtgaagattctggaggaaacgggtacaaaagtatctatatccacagtaaaacgagtcctttatcgatataacctgaaaggccactcagcaaggaagaagccactgctccaaaaccgccataaaaaagccagattacggtttgctactgcacatggggacaaagatcatactttttggagaaatgtcctctggtctgatgaaacaaaaatagaactgtttggctataatgaccatcgttatgtttggaggaaaaagggggaggcttgcaagccgaagaacaccatcccaacagtgaagcacggggtggcagcatcatgttttgggggtgctttgctgcaggagggactggtgcacttcacaaaatagagggcatcatgaggcaggaaaattatgtggatatattgaagcaacatatcaagacatcagtcaagaagttaatgcttggtcgcaaatgggtcttccaaatggacaatgaccccaagcatacttccaaagttgtggcaaaatggcttaaggacaacaaagccaatgtattcacaaagccctgacctcaaatcctgtagaaaatttgtgggcaaaactgaaaaagcgtgtgcgagcaaggaggcctacaaacctgactcagttacaccagctctgtcaggaggaatgggacaaaattcacccaatttattgtgggacgcttgtggaaggcaacccaaaacgtttgacccaagttaaacaatttaaaggccatgctaccaaatactaattgagtgtatgtaaacttatgacccactgggaatgtgatgaaagaaataaaagctgaaataaatcatcctctacttttattctgacatttcacattcttaaaacaaagtggtgatcctaattgaccttaaacagggatttttttactgggattaaatgtcaggaattgtgaaagactgagttaatgtatttggctaaggtgtatgtaaacttccgacttcaactgtatatggcgtcatgtgggcgagtggCTTGCTGATgttaacattgtgaacagagtgcctcgtggtggtgggattatggtatgtgcaggcataaactacggacatcgaatacaactgcattttatccatgacaattttaatgcacagagataccgtgacgagatcctgaggcccattgtcattcATCCGTTGTCATTcatcagcatgataatgcacggccccatgtcgcaaggatctgtacagaaTTCCTTGAAGCTGAAAATGTAATTTCTAGAGTAATTTactagttcttccatggcctgcatactcaacagacatgtcacccattgagcatgtttgggatgctctggaccgACACGTACGATAGCGTGTTCCCGCCcacatccagcaacttcgcagaggagtaggacaacattccacaggccacaatcaacagcctgatcaactctatgcaaaagagatgcatgaggcaagtggtggtcacaccagatactgatccatgcccctaccttttttgaaGGTATCTATGACCATcagattcatatctgtattcccagtattgggaaatccatagattaggggaaaatgaatatatttcaatttactgatttccttatgtgaactgtaactcagtaaaatctgtgaaattgtttcatgttgcatttatatttttgttcagtatatttttccAGTATTATTACTGTTCATGATTTTAAAGTTTatctttgtatttttttgtttagTTATGTAtattcgctgctctggccccccaatggtggaacaaactccctcacgacgccaggacagcggagtcaatcaccaccttccggagacacctgaaaccccacctctttaaggaatacctaggataggataaagtaatccttctcactccccccccccttaaaagatttagatgcactattgtaaagtggccgttccactggatgtcataaggtgaatgcaccaatttgtaagtcgctctggataagagcgtctgctaaatgacttaaatgtaaatgtaaatgtatattcaTCTTGATTAGCATTGATAAAGTCAATTTTTTACAAATATGCATCAATCTAATAGTTCCGTGTGCCGCTTGTTGTTATGCTATAAACATAACATGAACGAATGAAAATATACATTCATGTGTTATTTTGGGTATAAAACTTTTTTTTGCCCCAAGTACATGATAGATCGACATTGCAAGTCAGTGATCGATTACTAGAGTCTTTTCATGTGGGCGTATTCGAATCCGAATacttttcactcagtcatgttcaaTCGGGAACCGGATGCAAATACGAAGCCTAAAGTTTTGGGAAGTTTTTGCAGTCCGTATGCTGTGATTTGTATGACATATTGCAAACAAAAGCTTACAGTAAATAATGTAATTATGTGAAGATGGAAAGTCAAAGTAAAATCGCCTGAAAAAGAGTAAGTTTTTTTCTAGCCGTTAGCGGAGCAGTGCAACCAGACAATGTAGACAAAACAACAGTGCTAAAGTAGCTATTAAAAGTTGCTTTTAAATGTTTCCAATAATTTCTCAGAGCTTCAGATAATAATGTACGTTAACGACAAAGGCATTTGTGTTTATTAGTTAGCAACGTTCTTTGTTTATGTTATTTCTACCACTTAGCTAACGTTTTTCAACCGGATAACGTTACTAGTAACGtaaaccccattccgtacaaatgtgcgtaactgcgacattcaaacgaggctacaaagaaaactaatgggactgtagcgactgtgttgacttcaaaatcgggggtgtgaactaggtttctattcaagcgttgatcgacatggtaatggctctatagtattggagaaaagttgaaaactgaccctccgttacatcttgacgtgtcatgtaacgtacagcacgcataaagcaactatttctgtcttacaatctctctccaccaggtgtagcacttctctcatcgtttaaaaacaagaaatggacagtgacaggggcaaggggggatacctagtcattttttgcgtcatcattgcatgcgatcatcattctcaaagccactgtttacttctaagatcactttagcaccgccctaaaaacctgatttaaattcgacacaaaccttcaaataggtatgtaatgacacattatatgaactctttatagtgttttatttacattttagaggcgataaggtgattagttggacagatcgagtgaaaaaagcaattttcccacacaacacatctccttctcactatcacgcattagtttagcttccccacccgccatttttaaaaagacctgacggggctcattgcctgcttgaattatgcagaaacgggcagtgtttaggtcatgtaattgattttgttggaaggggagaaattgtgctttacaatggtattgacatcacagttgatctggaagtattacgtttttggggcgctaaaataaaggcaattgtacggaccaaggcgatgtacgagtttacgtgagtttacgttaTGCCGCTTAATGTCCTTATCTACGAAAACGTGTTTGCAAATCGCAGGGTTGGAGGGTACAGTGGCAATGGAGTTGTAAACAATTTGGTTCATCAGATTTACGCAAGATCTGTTTAATTCAGATGAACGTAACAAATACGAAAGGAAAAAATCTAATAAATATCTCAGAATTTTCTTTGTTGAAAACGACATGCAGCCTAAGCTTCAATGTGGTTAATCATTAACCCAAAGGCTGTATGATGTCGATATCACACGTCGAACAGCTAACACCAGACAAATCCACTTAAGCCATAACTTTAGTTTAGCCtagatcagagccctatgtggacgtccacatacagtggggagaacaagtatttgatacactgccgattttgcaggttttcctacttacaaagcatgtagaggtctgtaatttttatcataggtacacttcaactgtgagagacggaatctaaaacaaaaatccagaaaatcacattgtatgatttttaagtaattaatttgcattttattgcatgacataagtatttgatcacctaccaaccagtaagaattccggctctcacagacctgttagtttttctttaagaagccctcctgttcttcactcattacctgtattaactgcacctgtttgaactcgttacctgtataaaagacacctgtccacacactcaatcaaacagactccaacctctccacaatggccaagaccagagagctgtgtaaggacatcagggatacaattgtagacctgcacaaggctgggatgggctacaggacaataggcaagcagcttggtgagaaggcaacaactgttggcgcaattattagaaaatggaagaagttcaagatgacggtcaatcaccctcggtctggggctccatgcaagatctcacctcgtggggcatcaatgatcatgaggaaggtgagggatcagcccagaactacacggcaggacctggtcaatgacctgaagagagctgggaccacagtctcaaagaaaaccattagtaacacaccatgccgtcatggattaaagtcctgcagcgcacgcaaggtccccttgctcaagccagcgcatgtccaggcccgtctgaagtttgccaatgaccatctggatgatccagaggaggaatgggagaaggtcatgtggtctgatgagacaaaaatagagcttttcggtctaaactccactcgccgtgtttcgaggaagaagaaggatgagtacaaccccaagaacaccatcccaaccgtgaagcatggaggtggaaacatcattctttggggatgcttttctgcaaaggggacaggacgactgcaccgtattgaggggaggatggatggggccatgtatcgcgagatcttggccaacaacctccttccttcagtaagagcattgaagatgggtcgtggctggttcttccagcatgacaacgacccgaaacacacagccagggcaactaaggagtggctccgtaagaagcatctcaaggtcctggagtggcctagccagtctccagacctgaacccaatagaaaatctttggagggagctgaaagtccgtattgcccagcgacagccccgaaacctgaaggatctggagaaggtctgtatggaggagtgggccaaaatccctgctgcagtgtgtgcaaacctggtcaagaactacaggaaacgtatgatctctgtaattgcacacaaaggtttctgtaccaaatattaagttctgcttttctgatgtatcaaaaacttatgtcatgcaataaaatgcaaattatttacttaaaaatcatacaatgtgattttctggatttttgttttagattccgtctctcacagttgaagtatacctatgataaaaattacagacctctacatgctttgtaagtaggaaaacttgcaaaatcggcagtgtatcaaatacttgttctccccactgtatatggcccTTGGGTAGAAAATCTGCTTTTGTACATTTTGATTGTTTGCTGAATTTCCCCCTCAACCCACAGTGTATATCAACCAAAGCAGCAGCAAGGTGTGAGTACTGGCAACCGCCAGCTATGGCAACGCAGTTCAGCATCGATGACGCGTTTGTGCTGGAGGGAGAGGACGAAGGGGTGACCGATGGAGAGAATGAAGGATGGAAGGgccgagagaaagacagagaggggggagagatgacGTTCGGTACCCTGTCCTTTGCCAAACCCCAGACTCACCCGGCCTCCGCTGTGGCTGGCTCCCCCGACCACAGCAGCAGTCTGAAGTACCAGGTGATGCCCCATCATACACAGACATACAAGTGATATCAGGGTGTAATGTTGtgtggtggtgacctaacatttTACTCTCTCTGCTCGCACAGAATCTGGAAAATGAAGACGTCTTAGGCAGCAATGGCAATTCCTCTTTCAATAACTTATTCAAAATCAGGTGTGTCTTCATTGGAGTGTTGTGATTGCATCTGGTATTACCTAGATGAGAATAGgatactcaaatgtaaatgtgtgttccTTGTTTTCTATGTTATCAATAAAGATGTACAACATTCCATTTTCTTCCCCCTCAGTGATCCCGCTACTCTGTCTTACTGCAGCTCCCAGTGGTCGTTCAGCACCTTGAGTTCTGTCACCCAGCTCTCTGCACAGTGCTGCGGGTATTTacccacgcacacaaacacacacaaacagtaattCATAAGAAAGCATTTACACTGAACCATGCCCACAATAATGCATAAGATCAAGGATGTACTCACACACCAGCACTCTCAATCACCCACAATGACTGACAAAAACCCTGACGTTTTCCTCAGATGGACGTCTCACCCTCTGGTGAAGAAGAACAGAAGAGTGGTCCTCGCTTCATTCCTTCTCCTCGTCACTGGAATCGGTAAGTCACACCATCTCTGCTGAAAGAAGTGACACCTCCCATGATTCTC
This genomic interval from Salvelinus alpinus chromosome 6, SLU_Salpinus.1, whole genome shotgun sequence contains the following:
- the LOC139578958 gene encoding plasma protease C1 inhibitor-like, yielding MRISVISCVSLLLLFELFSSSVGVLLGVPGSTLVFPCLPGQKQQSFAGAKITWKYNDSLVPDYPESSEQLKLSPDGFFLEISPVSVANEGEYECVIKQNDMEWQKVHIVQVDVSSSYILKVNEGSTVNLPCERPPSSKYQIHWYRYDKVMNGTRKQLNPAETGEMVDGDRLEWLFGPFEKDMTITLNGVKMEDAGMYYCETAEEGRDSSNFNTIELIVEAAPTVLPYSCVGFMTPWESCQDETSRSWEAMLKESLNEFSMKLYAHLSQSQPMKNVLFSPISISGVLTHLLLGARGKTRRDMETALCLSHDFFCVHSEMKKLKLKLQDTLKMASQIYYNPNMKLSESFTNQSMQFYGADPVKLTNSSEVNVEMINSWVAKQTNNKINELVDSVPAHTELVLLNAVYFNGQWKMKFDAKSKKSPFVKLNGDTVKVPVLYSAKYKLAMQYIPAVKAQVAMFPLSGESSLFILLPPSAKLSDLQLVEGKMTDKAVSQMVEQMNQVSPQATEVTLPKITLDVRTEMNTLLRKIGLSELFDSANLCGLYPDNELLLTDARHRAFLSLTEQGVEAGAATSLSFSRSFSSFSALRPFLMILWSDQAKAPLFVGRVTEP
- the LOC139578965 gene encoding transmembrane protein 134-like — translated: MATQFSIDDAFVLEGEDEGVTDGENEGWKGREKDREGGEMTFGTLSFAKPQTHPASAVAGSPDHSSSLKYQNLENEDVLGSNGNSSFNNLFKISDPATLSYCSSQWSFSTLSSVTQLSAQCCGWTSHPLVKKNRRVVLASFLLLVTGIALIFTGVVIQLNPDAGVSSAIFFVPGFLLFIPGVYHVIYISCAVRGRRGFKFFYLPYFEK